In Nitrospira sp., one DNA window encodes the following:
- a CDS encoding DUF2127 domain-containing protein produces MMTTRTHHTGLAAIAVLKMVKGVLLLLLGLGLLKLVHAEIATLFSLLIEALHLNADSHLIHGLVLKVDALQPHSVLVAGLISLGYAGLMVVEGVGLWLEFSWAAYLTVVSTSLLIPVELYEIIDRVTLLRVGALLLNLVIVGYLISQRKHHRLRKRAG; encoded by the coding sequence ATGATGACAACGCGCACACACCATACCGGACTGGCTGCGATTGCGGTCCTCAAGATGGTGAAGGGTGTGCTGCTGCTTCTTCTCGGGTTGGGCCTTCTCAAGTTGGTGCATGCCGAGATCGCCACATTGTTTTCTCTCCTGATTGAAGCCCTTCATCTCAATGCCGACTCGCATCTCATTCATGGGCTGGTGCTAAAGGTGGATGCACTTCAGCCGCACAGTGTGCTGGTAGCAGGTCTGATCAGTCTAGGTTATGCAGGGCTGATGGTGGTTGAGGGAGTCGGCCTGTGGCTGGAGTTCTCCTGGGCCGCGTATCTGACGGTGGTGTCGACGAGTCTCCTGATTCCCGTGGAGCTCTACGAAATCATCGACCGGGTCACTCTCCTGCGCGTCGGGGCCCTGCTGCTGAATCTGGTCATCGTGGGATATCTCATCAGCCAGCGGAAGCATCACCGCTTGCGCAAGCGGGCAGGGTGA